A genomic window from Armatimonadota bacterium includes:
- a CDS encoding cupin domain-containing protein: MGRRLVLAAAVLLAGAFLLSTTAVAQQTIVPGSLVVKALTEKKVTSLPVGRPRLYWRIETFPTLVQAQAAATGPWALAAEAFGSAWLFRLGPKGMVSSGGTHAAEVGPLPPVRATEYLLRINQATGAPGSITTVHTHPGTEAFYVLAGEGCLHTSGGVLRIPVGRATAGAEAEVPVQVSSCGSTELRQLIMFVVDANRPFSSPAVFHH, from the coding sequence ATGGGAAGGCGTCTGGTTCTTGCCGCCGCCGTCTTGCTCGCGGGGGCGTTCCTGCTGTCGACGACCGCGGTCGCCCAGCAGACCATCGTGCCCGGATCCCTGGTCGTCAAAGCGCTCACGGAGAAGAAGGTGACGTCGTTGCCGGTGGGTCGGCCGCGGCTCTACTGGCGGATCGAAACATTTCCCACTCTCGTTCAAGCGCAGGCGGCGGCCACCGGACCCTGGGCGCTGGCCGCTGAGGCCTTCGGGAGCGCCTGGCTCTTCAGGCTGGGACCCAAGGGCATGGTTTCTTCAGGTGGGACCCATGCGGCCGAGGTCGGCCCCCTCCCGCCGGTACGGGCGACGGAGTATCTCCTCCGGATCAATCAAGCCACCGGCGCGCCCGGCAGCATCACCACCGTGCACACTCATCCGGGAACTGAAGCCTTCTACGTGCTTGCAGGAGAGGGATGCCTGCACACGTCCGGCGGTGTGCTCCGCATCCCGGTCGGTCGGGCCACGGCAGGGGCGGAGGCGGAAGTCCCCGTCCAGGTCTCAAGTTGCGGCTCGACGGAGTTGCGCCAGTTGATCATGTTTGTGGTGGATGCGAACAGGCCGTTCTCATCTCCGGCCGTGTTCCACCATTGA